One Deinococcus malanensis genomic region harbors:
- a CDS encoding DUF6328 family protein: protein MSESGESLAPEAFDDLLKEIRVLLSGSQVLSAFLVTLPFSSGFARLDVMERNIYAATFLSALLSLVLFATPAAYHRLVWPIPNRRQFKQMGTRMVIVGLVPLSMSLILGSHLVLNEVLGDRKTNILTAGVAAAIGLLWWVWPLVQRALLHGFGR from the coding sequence ATGTCTGAATCTGGCGAGTCGCTGGCCCCTGAGGCCTTCGATGATCTCCTCAAGGAAATTCGTGTGCTGCTTTCAGGTTCCCAAGTGCTCTCAGCGTTTCTCGTGACGCTCCCGTTCAGCAGCGGTTTTGCTCGACTCGACGTCATGGAAAGGAACATTTATGCCGCAACTTTCCTCTCGGCACTGCTGAGCCTCGTTCTCTTCGCGACACCTGCGGCCTACCACCGCCTGGTGTGGCCGATTCCGAACCGGCGTCAGTTCAAGCAAATGGGGACGCGAATGGTGATCGTGGGCCTTGTTCCTTTGTCGATGTCTCTGATTCTAGGGTCCCATCTGGTCTTGAATGAGGTGCTCGGGGACAGAAAGACGAACATATTGACAGCTGGCGTTGCGGCCGCGATCGGCCTGTTGTGGTGGGTGTGGCCGCTGGTTCAGCGAGCACTTCTTCACGGGTTCGGGAGATGA